A window of Microbispora hainanensis genomic DNA:
TCTGTGGTGTGTCACAGGTCAGGACCGACCCGGACCTGTACGAGCGCATCACGAAGGCCATCGAACGTCCGCAGCGCGTGGACGCCCCCACGATCGAGTGGCTCGAACGCTGCCTGAGCGAGCATCGCCGCGTCGAGGACACCTTGGGGAGCGGCCCGCTGCTACCGGTCGTACGCGCCCAGCTCGACGCGATCACCGTGCTCGCGCAGGGGGCTCCGGGGCCGCTCGCCGACCGCGTGGTCTCGATGCTCGGGCAGTACGCCCAGTTCATCGCCTGGATGTGCCAGGACTCCGGCGACCATGCCGCCGCGCTCGCCTGGTATGACCGCTCGCACGGCTGGGCGTTGGAGGCGGGGGACGCGGCTCTGGCCGCCACCACGCTCAGCATGCGCGCCCACCTCGCGTGGAGCATCGGCGACCAACTCCGGTGCGTACGGCTGGCGGAGGCCGCGCGCTGGGACGACGGGCGCACGACCCTCGGCGTGCAGGGCATGGCGGCCCAGATGGCGGCCCGAGGTCATGCCGAGATGGGCGAGGCGGGTCCCGCGCGGCGGCTGCTCGGAGAGGCCGAGGAACTGATCCGGGCGGCGGGCGAACACCCGGAGAACGAGCCGCCCTGGATGTACTTCTACGACGACGGCTGGTTCGACATGCAACGGGGAATGGCCGAGCTGGCTCTAGGCGACGGCACGCGCGCGGTGCGGTTCCTCGACCGCGGGCTGGCGACCCTGCCCGAGGCCTACCGGCGTGACCGTGCGTGGTTCGGGACCTGCCTGGCCCGCGCCCATGCCCTCGCGGGTGACGTGGAGGCCGCCGAGCGAGTCGCGCTCGACGCGGTGCCCGACGCCCTGGCCGTCAACCGTCACGCCGTCAAGGACCTACGTGAACTGTCCGCCGGCCTGCTCCCCATCCACTCGCGGAGCGGGAGGCGCATCGAGGAGGCGTTGAGGGCGGAAGGGCGATGACACCGCACGATGCCGAGCGGACGTGGCCGCCGAAGAACGGTTCCGAAGGACCGGTCGCGGCACGCGGCAGTGACCGGTCGCTCGGGGCGGCGGGTTTTGTCGTACGCGGGAAGCATCATGGGCGGCGTGAAGGACTGGATGATCGACTTCGCGGAGCTCGCGCGTGAGGAGTTGCCGCCAGGGAGCGCGGAGCGGCTGATCGGACTGTTACGGCCCGCCATCCGGCTCTCCGCCGCCGAGGACGGGGAGACCATGGTCGGGCGGCTCGGAGGGCTCCCGAGGTTGCCGGACGACATGGCATGGCCGTCCGTCTCCGACGGCGACCGGCCGCTGTCGTTCCTCGCCGAGCTCGACTGCGGGGCGCTGGCACGTTACGAGGTGGACATCGCCCTGCCCGATGCCGGCACGCTGCTGTTCTTCGCCACGACCGACGCGGACGAGCACCAGGTGATCTACGTGCCGGACGGAACGACCGTCGCCGAGCGGCCCGCGCCCGACGACCGCGTCGAGGTGTACCCCGAGCTGCCGCTCACCGGGGCCACCGAGCCGACCTGGCCCTCACGTGATCACCCCGTCCTCGTAGACGTCTTCGGCAGTCTTCAGGAGGCCGAGGAGAAGGTGTGGGAACACGTGCTGGACGAGGACACCTGTGAGCTCTTCGAATATCAGCTCCAGCTGTTCGAGGACGGAGGAAGGGACGGGCCGCCGCACCAGGTGGGCGGATACTCCGACGCGCTTCAAGGCCCGATCGAGGTCGTCGCGGCACACGCCGCCGGCACCGGCTCCTACGGCGATCCGGCCTTCCAGGAGGAGGCGCGCCAGTGGGTCACGCTGCTGCAACTGGCCGAGGACAGCAGGACCGGGATGCGGTGGGGCGACGGCGCGTGGCTGATCTGGGGCATCCGCAAGGACCATCTGGCCGCCTGCGACTTCTCCAAGGTCCACCTCCACGTCGCAGGGCACTGACCCCGCGTCGGGCTTCTTCACGAGAGGAGGGCCGGGGGTGGCCCGGCCCTCGTGGTGTCATGGTTCGAGGCTCTCCGGGATGGAGTCGGAGTGCCCCCTCGGGCGTTCGGTGCGGCCGTCGGCGTCGTAGATCTTCACCCAGCGGATGCCGGGAAGCCGCTTGAGCGTGGGCGTGATCTCGTCGGCCACGGTGAACGTCGACCCGCCGCCGCGGAGCGAGCCGGTGAGCCGCACGTGGGCGACCCGGTCGCGGATGACGACCGAACGGACGCCGGTGGCTCCCGAGGCGACGAACCGCAGCCCCTTGGCGTACTCCGCCTGCGTCGGCCCGGCGAACAGCCGTTGGAGGGCGCCGCGCGCGGTGGACGGCGGCACCACCGGCCGCGACACCGCCGCCGTGTACGGCCGCCGCCCCGCCGCGTACGCCCGGGAGTCGAGGAAGTAGGTGCGCACCGGCACCGTCCGGTAGGGCGTCTTGATGTCCACGACCACGCGGTTCGGCCGCGTGAGGGTGTAGACGCGGTAGGACGACTTCCGCGACAGGCCGATGCCGAACGTGAGCTCCGCCTCGAAGTCGCCCGCGTTGACGACCTGGATCACGGCGGGCAGCGCGAAGGTCTCACGCGAGGGCCCGTAGGTGGAGTGTCCATGGGTGTCGTGGCCGGTCGCGCCGCCGAAGTGCAGCTCCAGGATCGCGTCGCCGGCCACCGGGACCGTACGGCCCGAGCCGTCGGCGATCAGCCGCGGCACGTAGCGTGCGCTCCGCCGTGCCGGGAGCGGTCCGCGGAACTCGAAGACGACCCGGTCGAGCCCTGGCTGGTGCGCGGCGCGCACGTCGACCAGGGTCGCCAGGCGCGGGGCCGCATAAGCGGCCGCGGGAACGGCCGCGGGAACGGCCGCGTGCACGGCCTCTTGAACGGCAGCGGTCTGCGGTACGGCTGTCGCGGCGGCGGGGGCCGCCGACAGGCTCACCAGCGGCACGGCCAACACCGCGAGCGAGCGCTTGGGGGGCAGAAACATGAGGGCTCCTCTGCCGGGTTCCTTTCGCGAGTTGGGGGACCCGCGGGAGGGCGCCAGGACCGGCTACGGACCGGCGTCCACTTGAAGTATCCCCAGGTAGGCCCTGCTCGGGGACGGCACAGACCTGTCACCTTCCGTCCGGCTTTTCCGACCCATTGACTGCATCGTGGGGTCTATGTAACATCTGGGCAACCAAATGTAAGAAATTTGCAACTCTGAATCGAGACTTTGCGGTCCTCCGCAAGTTCCGGCAGGAAGCACTGCGTCCGTGCGCCCCGCCACCGTCACCTTTCGCGCGAAAGGACACGAGGTGATGTCGGCCACGGCAGTGGGCAACCGGTCGCCGCCGCGACCATAGCGAGCCCCGACTTCCAAATCCCCCCACGACCGCGCGGATCGGACAGCCCGCCGGTCGGTTCCTGCCCGGACAGAGGAACGCAAATGTCGAAAACGCATGTCCCGTTATTGCGCTTGATCGCTGTGGTGGCAGCGGCCTGCCTGCTCGCCGTGGCCGCGCCCCTCTCCCCCGCCTCCGCCGCCGGCGGCCCCAACCTCGCCGCCGGTCGCACCGTGACCGCGAGCAGCAGCAACAGCCCGTACGTCCCGGGCAACGTCAACGACGGCGACCAGGGCACCTACTGGGAAAGCTCCAACAACGCCTTCCCCCAATGGGCGCAGGTCGACCTCGGCAGCGCGACGAGCGTCGACCAGGTCGTGCTCAAGCTGCCCGCGTCGTGGGAGGCCCGCACCCAGACGCTGTCGGTGCAGGGCAGCACCGACGGCACGAACTTCTCCACCCTCTCCGCCTCCGCGGGC
This region includes:
- a CDS encoding XRE family transcriptional regulator; its protein translation is MSQVRTDPDLYERITKAIERPQRVDAPTIEWLERCLSEHRRVEDTLGSGPLLPVVRAQLDAITVLAQGAPGPLADRVVSMLGQYAQFIAWMCQDSGDHAAALAWYDRSHGWALEAGDAALAATTLSMRAHLAWSIGDQLRCVRLAEAARWDDGRTTLGVQGMAAQMAARGHAEMGEAGPARRLLGEAEELIRAAGEHPENEPPWMYFYDDGWFDMQRGMAELALGDGTRAVRFLDRGLATLPEAYRRDRAWFGTCLARAHALAGDVEAAERVALDAVPDALAVNRHAVKDLRELSAGLLPIHSRSGRRIEEALRAEGR
- a CDS encoding AMIN-like domain-containing (lipo)protein, which gives rise to MFLPPKRSLAVLAVPLVSLSAAPAAATAVPQTAAVQEAVHAAVPAAVPAAAYAAPRLATLVDVRAAHQPGLDRVVFEFRGPLPARRSARYVPRLIADGSGRTVPVAGDAILELHFGGATGHDTHGHSTYGPSRETFALPAVIQVVNAGDFEAELTFGIGLSRKSSYRVYTLTRPNRVVVDIKTPYRTVPVRTYFLDSRAYAAGRRPYTAAVSRPVVPPSTARGALQRLFAGPTQAEYAKGLRFVASGATGVRSVVIRDRVAHVRLTGSLRGGGSTFTVADEITPTLKRLPGIRWVKIYDADGRTERPRGHSDSIPESLEP
- a CDS encoding YwqG family protein translates to MKDWMIDFAELAREELPPGSAERLIGLLRPAIRLSAAEDGETMVGRLGGLPRLPDDMAWPSVSDGDRPLSFLAELDCGALARYEVDIALPDAGTLLFFATTDADEHQVIYVPDGTTVAERPAPDDRVEVYPELPLTGATEPTWPSRDHPVLVDVFGSLQEAEEKVWEHVLDEDTCELFEYQLQLFEDGGRDGPPHQVGGYSDALQGPIEVVAAHAAGTGSYGDPAFQEEARQWVTLLQLAEDSRTGMRWGDGAWLIWGIRKDHLAACDFSKVHLHVAGH